One Gymnogyps californianus isolate 813 unplaced genomic scaffold, ASM1813914v2 HiC_scaffold_31, whole genome shotgun sequence genomic region harbors:
- the LOC127028293 gene encoding olfactory receptor 10A7-like has product MEKGEWDNLTSPMEFLLLGMGNVALLQTPLFFLLFLIYSVTVVGNILITVLVVVDRHLHTPMYFFLGNLSSLETCYSSTTLPRLLASLLNGDRTISAHSCMAQFYSFGCFATTECYLLAMMSYDRYLAICQPLLYASLMTWKVCLKLVAASWLGGLLISVVTTSFISHQRFCGPKAIDHFFCDFTPLLELASTDITMFAPIALIISFLDLVFPFLFTLASYVHIIAAILRISSRVGRQKAFSTCSSHLTIVTIFYGTLIIVYLLPRTAPLRQLNKVLSLFYTILTPLVTPLIYSLRNREVKEALRKVLRKALACAQSSW; this is encoded by the coding sequence ATGGAGAAAGGGGAGTGGGACAATTTGACATCACCAATGGAGTTCCTCCTGCTGGGAATGGGGAACGTTGCCTTACTCCAGACACcgctcttcttcctcctgttccttaTCTACTCAGTGACTGTGGTTGGCAACATCCTCATCACTGTGCTTGTGGTGGTAGACCGGCACCTgcacacccccatgtacttcttcctggGCAATCTGTCCTCCTTGGAGACCTGCTACAGCTCCACCACCCTGCCCCGGCTGCTGGCCAGCTTGCTGAATGGGGACAGGACCATCTCTGCTCACAGCTGCATGGCTCAGTTCTACTCCTTTGGCTGTTTTGCAACTACTGAGTGTTACTTGCTGGCCATGATGTCCTATGATCGGTATCTGGCCATATGCCAGCCCCTGCTCTATGCAAGCCTCATGACCTGGAAGGTCTGTCTCAAGCTAGTGGCTGCATCTTGGCTAGGGGGACTGCTGATTTCTGTAGTAACTACCTCTTTCATATCTCACCAGAGATTCTGTGGCCCCAAGGCAATTGACCACTTCTTCTGTGATTTTACCCCATTGCTGGAGCTCGCCTCCACTGACATCACAATGTTCGCACCAATTGCATTAATAATCTCTTTCCTTGATTTGGTCTTCCCGTTCCTGTTCACGCTGGCCTCCTATGTGCACATCATAGCTGCCATCCTGAGGATCTCGTCTCGCGTGGGCAGACAGAAGGCCTTCTCCACCTGCTCCTCTCACCTCACCATTGTCACCATTTTCTACGGCACCCTAATCATTGTCTATCTGCTGCCGAGAACAGCCCCTCTGAGGCAGCTCAACAAAGTGTTGTCCCTTTTCTATACCATCCTCACACCCCTAGTCACTCCTCTCATCTACAGCCTGAGGAACAGGGAGGTCAAAGAGGCCCTTAGGAAGGTGCTCAGGAAAGCCCTGGCTTGCGCCCAGAGCTCCTGGTAG
- the LOC127028292 gene encoding olfactory receptor 14J1-like yields MSNDSSITEFLLLAFADTRELQLLHFWLLLGIYLAALLGNGLIITAIACDHRLHTPMYFFLLNLSLVDLGSISTTLPKAMANSLWDTRDIAYLGCAAEVFFFFFCATAEFYLLTVMAYDCYVAICQPLHYGTLLGSRACVHMAAAAWGSGLLNAVLHTANTFSLPLCQGNALDQFFCEIPQILKLACLGAYLREVGLLVITASFGFECFVFIALSYVQIFRAVLRIPSEQGRHKAFSTCLPHLAVVSLFLSTSFFAYLKPPSISSPSLDLVVTVLYSLVLPAVNPLIYSMRNQELKDALKKLKKLRSCCF; encoded by the coding sequence ATGTCCAACGACAGCTCCATTAccgagttcctcctcctggcattcgcagatacacgggagctgcagctcttgcacttctggctcttgctgggcatctacctggctgccctcctgggcaacggcctcatcatcaccgccatagcctgcgaccaccgcctccacacccccatgtacttcttcctcctcaacctctccctcgtcgacctgggctccatctccaccactctccccaaagccatggccaattccctctgggacaccagaGACATTGCttacttgggatgtgctgcagaggtcttttttttctttttctgtgctacaGCAGAGTTTTATCTTCTCACCGTCATGGCCTATGACTGCTATGTTGCCATCTGCCAACCCCTGCACtatgggaccctcctgggcagcagagcttgtgtccacatggcagcagctgcctggggcagtgggcTTCTcaatgctgtgctgcacactgccaacACCTTTTCCctaccactctgccaaggcaacgCCCTggaccagttcttctgtgaaatcccccagatcctcaagctcgcCTGCTTGGGTGCCTACCTAAGGGAAGTTGGGCTTCTTGTGATTACCgcctcttttggttttgagtgttttgttttcatcgcgctgtcctatgtgcagatcttcagggccgtgctgaggatcccctctgagcagggacggcacaaagccttttccacgtgcctccctcacctggccgtggtctcccttTTTCTCAGCACCTCATtttttgcctacctgaagcccccctccatctcctccccatctctggATCTGGTGGTGACTGTTCTGTACTCATTGGTgcttccagcagtgaaccccctcatctacagcatgaggaaccaggagctcaaaGATGCactgaagaagctgaagaaactaCGTAGCTGCTGCTTCTAG